A portion of the Oscillospiraceae bacterium genome contains these proteins:
- a CDS encoding restriction endonuclease subunit S, translating into MQDNEKKPALRFKGFTDPWEQRKFSDITFPAGEKNRDNLPLESYSITNEHGFIPQDEKFENGGTMREADKRMYYIVSPNSFAYNPARINVGSIGYQNTGKDVIVSSLYEVFKTSDDVDDRLLWHWFKSPDFQKLIFQLQEGGVRLYFYYDKLCMGTVSLPSLEEQRKIGQFFDSLDTLITLHQRKYEKLVNIKKSMLDKMFPKNGASVPEIRFKGFTAPWEQRKVGELLTERNEQAPMSDEYPLMAFIANEGVAPKGERYDRSALVNDTASKLYKKTKFGDFIYSSNNLETGSIGLNKYGKASISPVYSIFKPTGIADSDFLGRRLIRKDFINEMVKWRQGVIYGQWRIHESDFIKIEVAVPTVEEQCKLGLLLDNLDTLITLHQRKLEKLQNIKKSCLEKMFV; encoded by the coding sequence ATGCAGGATAACGAGAAAAAACCTGCCCTCCGGTTCAAGGGCTTCACTGACCCTTGGGAACAGCGTAAGTTCTCTGATATTACTTTTCCAGCAGGAGAAAAGAATCGAGACAATCTTCCGCTAGAAAGCTATTCTATAACAAACGAGCATGGATTTATCCCGCAAGATGAAAAATTTGAAAACGGCGGAACGATGAGAGAAGCCGACAAAAGGATGTATTATATCGTTTCTCCAAATTCTTTTGCGTACAATCCTGCAAGAATAAATGTTGGCTCTATTGGCTATCAGAATACCGGAAAAGATGTGATAGTAAGTTCACTTTATGAGGTTTTCAAAACATCGGATGATGTTGATGACCGTCTTTTGTGGCATTGGTTCAAATCGCCAGATTTTCAAAAGCTGATTTTCCAGTTGCAAGAAGGTGGCGTTCGCCTTTATTTCTATTATGACAAACTTTGCATGGGAACGGTTTCCCTTCCATCGCTTGAAGAGCAACGCAAGATAGGACAGTTCTTTGATAGCCTCGACACCCTTATCACCCTTCATCAGCGTAAGTATGAGAAGCTAGTGAATATCAAAAAGTCCATGCTGGACAAGATGTTCCCCAAAAATGGGGCATCTGTGCCGGAAATTCGCTTCAAGGGTTTTACTGCCCCTTGGGAACAGCGTAAGGTTGGAGAACTACTAACCGAACGTAATGAACAGGCTCCAATGAGTGATGAATACCCACTTATGGCATTCATTGCAAATGAAGGAGTTGCACCAAAAGGCGAACGATATGATAGAAGCGCTTTGGTCAACGACACAGCGAGCAAATTATATAAGAAAACAAAATTTGGTGATTTTATTTATAGTTCTAATAATCTGGAAACTGGATCAATTGGATTGAACAAGTACGGAAAAGCAAGTATTTCACCTGTCTACAGTATTTTTAAGCCAACAGGAATTGCCGATTCGGATTTTCTAGGACGACGGCTTATCAGGAAAGATTTCATCAATGAAATGGTCAAGTGGCGTCAAGGTGTAATTTATGGTCAGTGGCGTATACATGAATCCGATTTCATTAAAATCGAAGTTGCTGTTCCTACGGTTGAAGAACAATGTAAACTTGGATTATTGTTGGATAATCTCGACACCCTTATCACCCTTCATCAACGTAAGTTGGAAAAGCTGCAAAACATCAAGAAATCTTGTCTTGAAAAGATGTTTGTATAA
- a CDS encoding type I restriction-modification system subunit M, which yields MNKQQLASKIWESANKMRSKIEANEYKDYILGFMFYKFLSDKEVKWLKENDWTDEYLPDLTEGDAETVDTVRKNVGYFIAYENLFSTWISKGSDFKADDVTVALQAFSRLIDPHHKKVFDGVFATLQTGLSKLGESSGARTKAIRDLIYLIKDIPMDGKQDYDVLGFIYEYLISNFAANAGKKAGEFYTPHEVSLLMSEIVAYHLKDREEIKIYDPTSGSGSLLINIGQCAARYMGNGNNIKYYAQELKENTYNLTRMNLVMRGILPDNIVTRNGDTLEEDWPYFEENDPVNTYDPLFVDAVVSNPPYSQAWNPNDKENNPRFSDYGLAPKGKADYAFLLHDLYHIRNDGIVTIVLPHGVLFRGGEEGTIRKNLIDHNNIDAIIGLPANIFFGTGIPTIIMVLRKNKRDSDVLIIDASKGFEKDGKNNKLRACDIKRIVDAYKERPEKIEKFARRVSRAEIVQNDYNLNIPRYVDSSEKAESWDIYASMFGGIPEAELQDLSAYWTAFPHLKAALFSPDNEAYCRLNVANLKNAVLSHPDVVAFKTAFQNAFGDFDAYLKSALIDGMTQLNAAGEEERLSREIFARLAGIPLVDRYAAYQLLDDDWKKIAIDLEIIQTEGFAATKQVDPNMVLKKDAEVQDGWVGHVLPFDLVQSVKMHEEVAALRAKETRLSEITGEYESHLDELSEEDKEQNFVNDAKDAFVAAEVKKAIKAREVEPATMSILKDVDALFVEEKTLKKKVKDDSAALHQRTKSVIEHLTDEEVRDLLHRKWILPLMENLNSLPDAVLDDFMKQLDAVCKKYETTFEDVESQIASTEHELLGLLDDLQGNEFDMQGIAELKKLLGGE from the coding sequence ATGAATAAGCAGCAACTCGCATCGAAAATCTGGGAATCTGCCAACAAGATGCGCTCTAAAATCGAAGCCAACGAGTACAAGGATTACATTCTGGGCTTCATGTTTTATAAATTTCTGTCGGACAAAGAAGTCAAATGGCTGAAAGAGAATGACTGGACAGACGAATACTTGCCGGATCTGACCGAAGGCGATGCCGAAACAGTGGATACCGTTCGGAAGAATGTCGGCTATTTTATCGCCTATGAAAATCTGTTTTCCACATGGATCAGCAAAGGCAGTGACTTCAAGGCCGATGATGTGACGGTAGCACTGCAAGCATTCAGCCGTTTGATTGATCCGCACCACAAGAAGGTGTTTGACGGTGTCTTTGCAACGCTGCAAACAGGTCTATCGAAGCTGGGTGAAAGCTCTGGCGCACGGACAAAGGCAATTCGTGACCTGATCTACCTCATCAAAGATATTCCTATGGATGGCAAGCAGGACTACGATGTACTGGGCTTCATCTATGAATATCTGATCAGCAACTTTGCAGCAAACGCAGGCAAGAAGGCCGGCGAGTTCTACACGCCGCACGAAGTTTCGCTGCTCATGTCTGAAATCGTGGCGTACCACCTGAAAGACCGGGAAGAGATCAAAATTTACGACCCCACCAGCGGTTCCGGCTCGCTGCTGATCAACATTGGTCAGTGTGCTGCACGGTATATGGGCAATGGCAACAACATCAAATACTACGCACAGGAGTTGAAGGAAAATACCTACAACCTGACCCGCATGAACCTTGTCATGCGCGGCATTCTGCCCGACAACATTGTAACGCGCAACGGCGATACGCTGGAGGAAGATTGGCCGTACTTTGAAGAAAACGACCCGGTCAACACCTACGACCCGCTGTTTGTGGATGCGGTGGTATCAAATCCCCCATATTCGCAGGCGTGGAATCCGAACGACAAAGAGAACAACCCGCGCTTTTCGGATTACGGCCTTGCCCCCAAAGGCAAGGCAGACTACGCCTTTTTGCTGCACGACCTGTATCACATCCGCAATGACGGCATTGTGACCATCGTTCTGCCCCACGGTGTTCTATTCCGTGGCGGTGAAGAAGGTACAATTCGCAAAAATCTGATTGACCACAACAACATTGATGCAATCATCGGTCTGCCCGCCAATATTTTCTTCGGCACAGGCATTCCCACCATCATCATGGTGCTGCGGAAGAATAAACGGGATTCGGACGTTCTGATTATTGATGCGTCTAAGGGCTTTGAGAAGGACGGCAAAAACAACAAGCTGCGTGCCTGTGATATCAAACGCATTGTGGATGCTTACAAGGAACGCCCGGAGAAAATCGAAAAGTTCGCACGCAGAGTATCCCGTGCAGAGATCGTTCAGAACGATTACAACCTGAACATCCCCCGGTATGTGGATTCCTCGGAAAAGGCTGAGAGCTGGGACATTTACGCTTCTATGTTTGGCGGCATTCCCGAGGCCGAACTGCAAGACCTGTCTGCCTACTGGACAGCATTCCCGCATCTGAAGGCGGCTCTGTTCAGCCCGGACAACGAAGCCTATTGCCGTCTGAATGTAGCCAATTTGAAGAACGCTGTTCTGTCCCACCCGGATGTGGTGGCGTTCAAGACCGCTTTCCAGAATGCTTTCGGTGACTTTGATGCCTATTTGAAGTCCGCACTCATCGACGGCATGACGCAGCTGAATGCTGCCGGCGAGGAAGAACGCCTGAGCCGGGAGATCTTTGCACGGCTGGCAGGAATTCCGCTGGTTGACCGCTATGCAGCATACCAGCTTTTGGACGACGACTGGAAGAAAATTGCCATCGACCTTGAAATCATCCAGACCGAGGGTTTTGCCGCAACCAAGCAGGTAGACCCCAACATGGTGCTGAAAAAGGATGCCGAGGTACAGGACGGCTGGGTGGGTCATGTGCTGCCCTTTGATCTGGTGCAGAGCGTTAAAATGCACGAGGAAGTAGCAGCACTGCGGGCAAAGGAAACCAGACTTTCCGAGATTACCGGAGAATATGAAAGCCATCTGGACGAACTGAGCGAGGAGGACAAGGAGCAGAACTTTGTGAATGACGCAAAGGACGCCTTTGTTGCCGCTGAGGTCAAAAAGGCCATCAAAGCGCGGGAGGTAGAACCTGCCACCATGAGCATTCTGAAGGATGTGGACGCGCTGTTTGTCGAGGAAAAGACCCTGAAAAAGAAGGTCAAGGACGACAGTGCGGCACTCCATCAGCGCACCAAGAGCGTGATCGAGCACCTGACCGATGAAGAAGTGCGTGACCTGCTGCATCGCAAGTGGATCCTGCCCCTGATGGAAAATCTGAACAGTCTGCCGGATGCCGTTCTGGACGATTTTATGAAGCAGTTGGATGCCGTCTGCAAGAAATACGAAACTACCTTTGAGGACGTGGAAAGCCAGATCGCCAGCACCGAGCATGAACTGCTGGGGCTTCTGGACGATTTACAGGGAAATGAATTTGACATGCAGGGTATCGCAGAACTCAAAAAGTTGCTGGGAGGTGAATGA
- a CDS encoding alpha/beta hydrolase-fold protein, protein MQIGNRPCRIYGEAHAEYLLLQMTGEHELQSMESEVTAIAQSAHHFLFAAIPVESWNDALSPWEAPAVWGTQGFGGNAMDTLRFLMEQVIPTLKRQFRLPEDIKIILGGYSLAGLFALWASTQTDLFYGVAAASPSVWFPDWMEFEQQHPIQAQHVYLSLGDKEERTKNIVMATVGDNIRTLHSRLTERGADCTLEWNSGGHFKDADLRTAKAFRWTMEEHT, encoded by the coding sequence ATGCAAATCGGGAACAGACCTTGCCGCATTTACGGCGAAGCCCATGCAGAATACCTACTGCTCCAAATGACCGGTGAACATGAGCTGCAAAGCATGGAAAGCGAGGTTACCGCTATTGCACAGAGTGCGCACCACTTTCTGTTTGCAGCTATTCCAGTGGAAAGCTGGAACGATGCACTTTCTCCGTGGGAAGCCCCTGCTGTGTGGGGAACGCAAGGGTTTGGCGGCAATGCTATGGACACCCTGCGCTTTCTGATGGAACAGGTCATCCCCACGCTGAAGCGGCAGTTTCGTCTCCCGGAAGACATCAAAATCATTCTGGGTGGCTACTCGCTGGCCGGGCTGTTTGCGCTGTGGGCATCCACCCAGACTGATCTGTTCTATGGTGTCGCCGCCGCTTCTCCCTCTGTTTGGTTTCCGGACTGGATGGAGTTTGAACAGCAGCACCCGATACAGGCACAGCACGTTTATCTGAGCCTTGGCGACAAGGAAGAGCGCACGAAAAACATCGTCATGGCTACAGTAGGGGATAATATCCGCACCCTGCACAGTCGGCTTACAGAGCGTGGCGCAGACTGCACCCTTGAATGGAACAGCGGCGGGCATTTCAAAGATGCCGACCTGCGCACGGCGAAAGCCTTTCGGTGGACGATGGAGGAACACACATGA
- a CDS encoding DUF188 domain-containing protein → MTILIDADGCPVVDLTLQIAKQFVVPVIILCDTSHQIEREGAQTLVFDKGSDSVDFALVNRVKPGNVVVTQDYGLASMCLAKCARVLNQNGLEYTADNIDALMLRRYENKKLLRAGKHPKGSPKRTKEQDEAFVATLTDILASI, encoded by the coding sequence ATGACCATTTTGATTGATGCAGACGGCTGCCCAGTTGTCGATCTGACTTTGCAGATTGCAAAGCAGTTTGTCGTTCCGGTCATCATCCTGTGCGACACCTCTCACCAAATCGAGCGGGAAGGTGCGCAGACGCTGGTGTTCGATAAAGGTTCTGACAGCGTGGACTTTGCCCTCGTCAACCGGGTAAAACCGGGAAATGTGGTTGTGACGCAGGACTACGGGCTGGCGAGTATGTGCCTTGCCAAGTGCGCCCGGGTGCTGAACCAGAACGGTTTGGAATACACCGCCGACAACATAGACGCTCTCATGCTGCGGCGTTATGAAAACAAGAAACTCCTCCGTGCCGGAAAGCATCCCAAGGGGAGCCCAAAGCGGACGAAAGAGCAGGATGAAGCATTTGTCGCCACACTGACAGATATTTTAGCGAGCATCTGA
- a CDS encoding helix-turn-helix domain-containing protein, which translates to MKFNDAYSQMFPGYPDAVSLQQAAEMLNLNRHTVGELIRSRRLFALRIGRTYRIPKLSVIEFLLTGQSTFPAGNPPLDVVCCDCSNGQHAC; encoded by the coding sequence ATGAAGTTTAACGATGCCTATTCCCAGATGTTTCCTGGTTACCCCGATGCCGTCAGCCTTCAGCAGGCTGCGGAGATGCTCAACCTGAACCGCCACACGGTAGGGGAACTGATCCGTTCCCGCCGCCTGTTTGCGCTGCGGATCGGGCGCACTTACCGCATCCCGAAGCTGAGTGTGATCGAGTTCCTGCTCACCGGACAGAGCACCTTCCCGGCTGGAAATCCGCCGCTGGATGTGGTATGCTGTGATTGCAGCAACGGACAGCACGCCTGTTAA
- a CDS encoding site-specific integrase produces the protein MMKTTGSVQEKNGRFYFVLNLYDANGKRKIKWISTGLTVRGNKRKAEAMLHEVLLRYDETGELPTGRGGAYEKVDARTAKPIPAPVRTASKSEMLFLDYLNEWVQVHKASIQPATFISYNRMITGRITQYFKPLSLKLCEVTPQVLDEFQEKILLDGCTTNTVIHYHAIFGKAFKDAVRKDYLEVNPMLKVDRPKKNSFRPNFYSKDEVQQLLEVSQDDPLHLCILITAYYGLRRSEVLGLKWSSIDFERKSITINHKVTEQLVNGKYVPVVSDVMKNKTSCRTLPLIPAVEEELLKQKEKQQLYRKLFKKSYSIEYLDFVCTDQEGKLIRPNFVTEHFDWLLTKYGLKHIRFHDLRHSCASLMVMNGVSMKQVQEWLGHSTFSTTADIYAHLDYKSKQGSAGVIANLLGESKLPK, from the coding sequence ATGATGAAAACAACAGGGTCTGTCCAAGAGAAAAATGGACGTTTCTATTTCGTACTCAACCTTTACGATGCCAATGGCAAACGGAAGATCAAGTGGATCTCCACCGGTCTGACCGTGCGCGGCAACAAGCGCAAGGCCGAGGCCATGCTCCACGAAGTCCTGCTCCGCTATGACGAAACGGGCGAACTGCCCACAGGCCGGGGCGGTGCTTACGAGAAAGTAGACGCCCGGACGGCCAAGCCCATCCCTGCGCCGGTCAGAACGGCCAGCAAGTCGGAGATGCTGTTTCTGGATTATCTCAACGAGTGGGTGCAAGTCCATAAAGCATCCATCCAGCCTGCAACCTTTATCAGCTACAATCGGATGATCACCGGGCGCATCACGCAATACTTCAAACCGCTGAGCCTAAAGCTCTGCGAGGTCACGCCGCAGGTACTGGACGAGTTTCAGGAGAAGATCCTGCTGGATGGCTGCACCACCAACACCGTTATCCACTACCACGCCATCTTCGGCAAGGCGTTCAAGGATGCTGTGCGCAAAGATTATCTGGAAGTCAACCCGATGCTGAAAGTTGACCGCCCGAAGAAGAACAGCTTCCGGCCCAACTTCTACTCCAAGGATGAAGTCCAGCAGCTGCTGGAAGTATCGCAGGATGACCCCCTGCACCTGTGCATCCTCATTACGGCCTACTACGGTCTGCGCCGCAGCGAGGTACTGGGGTTGAAGTGGTCGTCTATCGACTTTGAGCGCAAGTCCATCACCATCAATCACAAGGTGACGGAACAGTTGGTGAACGGCAAGTACGTTCCTGTGGTCAGCGATGTGATGAAGAACAAGACCAGTTGCCGTACCCTGCCGCTGATTCCGGCTGTGGAAGAAGAACTTCTGAAGCAGAAGGAAAAGCAGCAGCTTTACCGCAAGCTGTTCAAGAAGAGTTACAGCATTGAGTATCTGGATTTCGTCTGCACCGATCAGGAAGGCAAGCTGATCCGCCCGAACTTCGTGACGGAGCATTTCGACTGGCTGTTGACCAAGTACGGGCTGAAGCACATCCGCTTCCACGACCTGCGCCACAGCTGTGCCAGCCTGATGGTGATGAACGGCGTATCTATGAAGCAGGTTCAGGAATGGCTGGGGCACAGCACCTTTTCTACCACCGCTGACATCTACGCACATCTCGATTACAAAAGCAAACAGGGGTCTGCTGGGGTCATTGCGAACCTTTTGGGAGAATCCAAACTCCCCAAATAA